The sequence TTAGTATCAGGTGTATGTAATGTTGTTTGAAAAAAAAAAGGTTATCAACTTAAAATTAATGTTGATTATTAGCTATTTGCTTGCGGTTTTGTGGTCGAGTGTAATTGTTGCAAAAGAAACTAGTAGTAATAGTAACCAAATAGAAGCGATTAGCTCGGAAATCTCAGAGCTATCACAATCTTTGCAAGGTCTTGAAGGTGAGCAACTAGACGTTACTCAGTTTAGTATCTTCAATAAAAATAAAGAATTACGGGCTGTTCTGGCGCGTACAATGAAGAAACGGTCATTATCAGAACAAGAATTAATTGCTCTGGTAAGGCAGCAGCAACTGTACACCTTAGATGCGGAACAGTACTTGATAGAGCGCCTTTCTGAGCTTAATAAATATTTTGATTCTGCCGAGGATGAATCAAAATTGCTGGTGTTAAAAGATTACAAAGAGGCGCAAGATCATCTTGGCTGGATATATGAAGCAAGATTGACCAACTTCAATTGGCTTGAACAGTTAAATGTGAAAGACGAAGTGGGTGAGTTGCGCTTACGTGACACTATTGAAAAGCAGTTAAGACTTACATCGTCTGCAACCGATTATTACAGCAATCAAATTTCTAACGCTTCTTTCCAATTGATTAATGAGCAGGATTCCAAACAAGCGAAACAGCAATTACACGATATTATCATTGATAAAAGGCTATCGATTGAGTCAGAAGGATTGCGTTACCTTGTGACCATTGCAGATCGTTTGGATATTGAAACTGCAGTCTATAAGAAACAGCTATTTGAGGTGTCAGGGAACATCACACACGAGATATTCGAAGGCCAAGTGTTACTAGAAATACTGGTACATTGGTCAGAACAAGCATTGGAGTGGTTGGTAGAACAAGCCCCACAACAATTGTTCAAGCTCGTTGTATTTTTCATTGTCTTACTGATTACTCGCTCAGCAGTTAAGGTTGTTCGTAGGGTAGTAGCAAAGGCGGTGAAAAGCCAAAACCTTAATTTGTCTCACTTAATGCAGCATTTCTTTATTTCCGTTTCGGGAAATGCGGTCTGGGTTGTCGGTATTCTGGTTGGACTGTCCCAAGTAGGGCTCAATTTAGCACCTATCCTGACAGGCTTTGGTGTAGCAGGTGTTATTGTCGGTTTTGCTTTGCAAGATACATTGTCTAATTTTGCAGCTGGCATGATGCTGCTTATCTATCGACCTTTTGATGTTGGAGACTTTGTTTTTGCCGGTGGCGTTGATGGCAAGGTCAGCCACATGAGCTTAGTCAGTACCACCATTCGTACATTTGATAATCAGGTGATTATTGTGCCAAACGGTAAAATCTGGGGGGATGTGATTAAAAACGTGACCCATGAAAAGACCCGTCGCGTCGATATGGTTTTCGGCATTGGCTACGGGGATGACTTGCATCATGCAGAAAAAGTGCTCAATGACATTGTTCGTTCTCACCCATCGGTACATCTAACCCCGGAGCCAATGGTTAAAGTCCACACTCTTAATACTTCTTCTGTCGATTTTATCGTAAGGCCATGGGTTGATACAGAAGACTATTGGGATGTGTATTGGGATATAACCAAGCAAGTCAAACTAAGGTTTGATCAAGAAGGGATCTCTATTCCATTTCCGCAGCAAGATGTTTACCTACATACGGTGAGTGACTAAGCCTTCTCAATTAAACAAATTAATCAATGGTATGAAAATTCGATCTAAAAGAGGTGCAGGATGTACAGCGTAGAGCAGCTACGGGTATTTGAAACTGTTGTTGAACATGGCTCATTTAGCGCTGCCGCTAGGTCATTAAGGCGAACTCAAGCTTCAGTTTCGTTGTTAATGTCGCGGCTAGAAACGGAATTGGGTTTTCAAGTCTTTGAGCGTAGCGGTAAGAAGGTGACACTGAATACGGCTGGACGTACGCTTTATACCCTTTGTCAGCGTCGATCTGATGCTTTGAGGCACCTAACTAATATAGCGAAAAGTCTACACGCCAAAATCGAAACAGAGATCAAAATCTATATTGATGAGTGTTTTCCTAGAGATTCACTTTGTGAGGTGCTAGAGCAATTTCATTTGCGCTTTCCCCATACACAAATCTTGGCCCAGCGGCGAGCACTTAATGCGGACATCATTATCGTTTCCTCGGATGAGGTTAAGGTGAATCCAAACTTTGCGGATTGGGAATGGCATCGTTTATCGACGTGTAAATTTGTCCCAATAACTAGTAGTTATGCGCATAGACAGGAGAGCTTTATTGGTACGCCTTGGGCACCTATTACCCCGTATGATCACGCAAGCTTGACCGCTAGTAATCCGCAGGTTGTATTACAGCTCATATTGAATGATATGGGCTGGAGTTGGGTGCCAGAACATCTATTAGCCCTTTACAAGCAGGGCAGCGATTATCAGCTTCTCGAAAATAAACAGCAATTTTATCAACAGTTTCTATTGGGTTCACCTGTAGATGTTGGTACCGCAACAGCTTGGTTGGTGGCAAAGATGAACAGAGAACTCAATACGGAGGTTAAGAATGCAAGTTGATGCTTTAAGAGCACTGGTAGCGATCCAAAAGGAGGGGTCCATTAATAGTGTCGCTAAATCAATGGGAAAAAGTCCCTCACAAGTCGGTGTTTGGTTAAGCATGTTAGAGGCAGACCTAGGCCTGGAACTTATTAATCGTGAAGGATACAAAGCACAGCTTACGATTGATGGGGAGATCATCGCCCGTCATGCCAACGATACACTAACGCATTTATCAGAAATTGATAAAAAAATAACGGAAAGTGGTGTTGCTGAGAACAAAAAGCTCAACATAGCAATGCTTGATGTTTTGCCAATAACGCCATTTAACGAAGCGTTGTGGCAGTTAAATAGGCTAAATTCGGATTTGAGTTTGGATATTCAATACTTGTCTACAACAAAAACGTTGCAGGGTATTGAAAATGGTATTGTGGATTTTGGTGTTGTGTTTTTCCATGGAAGTGTTTACACGAGGGTATCTTCACGTTTAATTGGCTATGCGGAGATTGTGACGGTTGTATCACCGAACCATCCGTTAGCGGATATCCAATCTACTTTCAATACAGACGATATAGGCTCTCACTTACAATTATTACCGCAAAGCTATTTGGGTTTTGGTATTGATCAAATATCGAAGTTTTCTGAAAACTATTGGCTAATGAACAGTATAGAAATGACGTTAGCTCTGCTTCAAAAAGGCATTGGTTGGGCGGAGCTTCCTTACTATTGCGTTGAACCTTATTTAAAGTCGGGTCAACTGGTGCAATTGAAAGCAAGGGGAGAAAGCCCGCTTTGGTGGCCACTTCAAATGGTATGGCAAAAACACCGTCCTATTGATAAGAATGCTGCATGGTTGATTAATAAGTTTTCAAGCCCTAAACCAGGGTTAGCCATCTCTGGAATAGCGCTTCCCTGATATATTGTTTAATTATTCATATTACGTATAACTATTTACAACCTTTCTGTGGGTGTAAATAACAGTTTTTTGGGCTCACTTTTTGGATCTGACTCTCAATGCTGTGGAGGAATGGATATAAGCTCAAGAATACTAATAAGTTTCGTCTTATAAGTTCAATTTGTGGTTTCACTCCGTACGCTTTTAGACTCTATTTCCACCGCACTTTTATCTAGAGTGCATTTAGAGAAGAATAGTACGTGTTTGATTTCATTACTCAGCATGTACTAAAAAGTGTCCATTAGCCATTATTAGGGAAGTAAGTGGTGAAGAAACAATCAATCAAGGTTACGCTATGTTTCGCGACTGCTCTAGGATATCATTCTGTAGCGCATGCCCAACTAGCACTAAATCCGACCCATATTGCTGTTGGTATACAGCAACGTCATTTCACACAGAATTCGTTAAATCCTTATTTTAATAATAATTACACTCACGATGAATCCGAGCACATGATGGGTATGTATGCCGGTTTTAATATCAATGTTCAAGAGCGATTCTTGATTGAGGCAGAAGGGGATTTTGTCACTAAAGTGTCCAAGGGCGTTGGTATGTGGAAATTGGGTGCTGGATTTATCCCTTTTAGTAGTGGAAGCGTTTCAATCCCTATTACTGCAGGTGTCATAAACTATGACTCATCAACTGACAAAGAAGACTCAATTTATGGTAAATCAGAGTCTGCAGCCTACATAAAAACAGGTATTTCAGCCATCGTTGCGCCAAGGTGGATGATGGACTTAACGGTTCAATATGAAGCGCTAGACTCCTCGAAGACATCCATAGCGATTGAAAATACATTTGATGCTGGCTTCTATTTGTTCGATATTCCTATTTTCGGTGATCTTCATCCTACAGTAGGTCTTTCTTGGGCTGACAGGAATTCCCGTGAGATAAATATCCGCGTCGGTGCAAAGTATACATTTAATTAGAGCGCAATAAATTTTGACGATAGCCCTGCTTTTGAGCAGGGCTTTTTTTGTTCTATTGCTTCGATCAATCTCTACTAATTTAATCGGATTTTATCTTTATATTAGTAATTTAATGCATGTTGTCATACGAAAGGTTGTGTCGAACCTACACCGTTTAATTGTGTTTTTGTTTTTAGCTCTTTATGGAAATCCCAATGTTAACAATGGTTTAATAACTCCACACTGATTCGAGATTATGAACGCTTAAGTTTTGCTTGTCTCAATGTTGACTTTTAATTGCTACTAGACCGAGTTCTGTTGTAAGTTTTATCGAACATGTTCAATTCATACCTTATTCGTTCTTAGCTTTACACTTTCCTGCGTTCAACAAAGCTACCTAAGCATGAATATGCGCTGGTATCTGTAGGATTGATAGGAAGAAATAAATGAACAATGTTAACCGTTTTCTGAATCAGGTTCGAGAGCAGCAACATCGAGCTAAACGTATTGTTGTCGCAGCAGCCCATGATAAGGCGACTATTCTAGCTGTCGATCTAGCACGAGTAGAGCTCGACGTTGAGATCACCTTGGTTGGAGAGTTTGACAAAATCACTCAAGCTGTCGAATTGGCTGGTACTTCGTTGGCAAGCTTCGAAGTAGTAATTGCCGAGGGTGATGATGCGATTGCAGAAATGTCAGTAAGACTTATTGCTGATGGCAAAGGCCATATTTTAATGAAAGGCCTGATTGAAACATCGACGCTGTTAATACAACTACTAAAAAGAGAATTTGGACTACGTACCGATAGTTTACTTAGCCATACAGCATTACTTATGTCTGAAGGTAGTGAAAAATATTATCTACTGACAGATGCTGGAATGAATATTTCGCCTTCTTTGGAGCAGAAAGAAAAAATAATTAATAACGCCGTCACTATGGCTCACGCATTGGGAAATAGCCATCCGAATGTAGCGATGCTGTGCGCAAAAGAAAAGTCGTATGACAAAATGCCAGCCACTCTCGATGCCACTGAACTACAACGCTTAAATCAAATTGGTCAAATCAAAGGTTGCACCGTAAGCGGTCCAATACAACTTGATTTAGCGTTATCAAAGCAAGCAGCGGAAATGAAAGGTTGTACCGATCCTGTTGCTGGCAATGCAGATATTTTTATCGCCCCATCCATCGAAGTCGGCAACGTATTTGGGAAAGCCTTGAAGTACATGGGCGACTACATCTACGCGGGTGTCGTCCTTGGCGCAAAAGTTCCGGTTGTAGTGGTTTCCCGAGCCGACAGTGAGCAAGAAAAGCTCCTCTCTATCGCTATGGCGTGCATGTGCAATGTTGACGCACAAGAAAAAGTAAGTTCTGACAAAGCAGAGTTGGAGAATGCGTAATGAAAATTCTTGTTATTAACCCAGGTTCAACATCGACAAAAATTGGCTTATTCCAAGATTTAGATAAGCAGTTTGAGCACGTTATTCGCCATTCTAGTGAGGAGTTGGCGCAATTCGAAAACGTCACTGCTCAGTACGACTTTCGTAAGCAATTGATTGTTGATGCACTAGTCGAAAATGGTGTCGATATGTCTCAAATCGAGGCGATTGGCTGCCGAGGCGGGGCTTCGAAACCTATTCCTGGTGGTACGTATCTTGTCGATGAAGCGGTATGTAAAGACCAAGCTGAGAGCAAGATCCAACACCCTTCAAGTTTGGCATCACTTATTGGACATGAATTAGCTAAAGAGTATGGCATCGAAGCATATTTCACAGACTCTCCTGTTACCTACGAACTCAGTGATCTTGCTTCATACAGTGGCCTGAGCGACATCAAACGTCATGGTCGATTCCATGCACTAAACGCAAAGGCGGTGGCACAGGTTTTTGCTCAAGAAAATCAGCGTGATTACAAAGAGTTGAATGTGATTGTTTGTCACATGGGTGGCGGTATCACAATCAGTATGCACCAGCAAGGCCGCGCGGTTGACGTCACGGATGCCATTGCAGAGGGCCCTATGACCCCAGAACGTAGCGGACGCCTTCCTTCTCGCGACCTAGTCGATCTTTGTTACTCCGGAAAGTATAGCCACGGTGAAATGAAGAAGAAGCTTCAGGGTGAGGGTGGCGTGTATAGCTACCTTGGCACCGCGGACATGCTTGAAGTAGAGCAAGCTGCAGAGCGCGGAGATGAAAAAGCCCGCAAGATCGTTGATGTATTGGTTTATCAAGTAGCAAAAGAAATTGGCGCAATGGCACCAGTGGTCAACGGAAGAATTGATGGCGTGATTCTGACTGGCGGCATTGCTTATAGCAAGTATGTGGTCTCCGAGCTATCAAAGCGTGTTGGCTATTTAGCAGACATTGCGGTGTATCCAGGTGAGATGGAATTGGAAGCATTGGCTGCGGGTGTTTACCGCGTTTGCAGACAAAACCTTACTCCGAAGCATTACAGCGAAAATGTAAAAACGACAGCTTAGTCCAATCGAAACAATACGGGAACTGAACAATGACAACTGATAATTCAAAAGGTCAAGTGAGCAATCAATTAGGTGTGTATAGCACAGTAGAGGAAGCGGTGAAGTGTGGTGCAGCTGCGCAAACTCGCTATCAGCAAGCGTTTGGTATAGAGGACCGAACACGCCTAATAACAGCAATCCGAGACAAGGTGATGGAGCTATCTGAAGTATTAGGTCAGATGGCAGTAGAGGAAACAAAACTGGGGCGTATTCCTCATAAAGTGGCCAAAAACCAACTCGCAGCGATGGCAACACCAGGTCCAGACTCACTACGAACAGAAGCCGTATCTAGCGATGCCGGGCTGACTATTGAAGAACGTGCGCCTGTGGGACTTATTGGTGCGGTAACGCCAGTGACCAATGAAGTACCAACAATCGTGAATAACGCAATTTCGATGCTTTCTGGCGGAAATGCAGTGGTATTCAATGTACACCCATCTGCAAAAAATACCTCGGCATTCATCATCGATGAGCTGAACAAAGCGATTATTGCGGCAAATGGTCCTGCAGACCTTATCACTATGGTTCAAGAACCGACGTTAGAAACATTGCAAGAAATTGCAAAAGCACCAGAAGTGAAAATGCTTGTTGGTACTGGCGGTCCTGGACTGGTTAACGCTCTATTGCGCTCTGGCAAAAAGGCAATTGGTGCTGGTGCTGGTAACCCTCCTGTGATTGTTGATGACAGCGCAGATGTAGAAGTAGCAGGTCCATTCATCGTGGCTGGCGCTTCTTTTGATAACAACTTGCTGTGCATTGGTGAAAAAGAGGTGTTTGTCACCGAATCTAAAGCAGATGCTTTGATTGAGTCTATGCAAGCGAATGGCGCTTACTTACTCAATTCAGAACAAGCAGCAAAAGTAACAGAGCTCGTACTGACTGCAGATGAGACGCAAGAGACAGCTAAACCTTGTAGTTACGGCATGGATCGCGAATATCACCTACGCAAAGAGTGGGTAGGACAAGATGCCAGCAAAATCTTGGCGGCTATCGGCGTCGAGACAGAGTCACAAGTTGAGCTACTGATCTTCGAAACAGAGTTTAACAACCCATTCGTT is a genomic window of Vibrio sp. CB1-14 containing:
- a CDS encoding mechanosensitive ion channel family protein; translated protein: MLFEKKKVINLKLMLIISYLLAVLWSSVIVAKETSSNSNQIEAISSEISELSQSLQGLEGEQLDVTQFSIFNKNKELRAVLARTMKKRSLSEQELIALVRQQQLYTLDAEQYLIERLSELNKYFDSAEDESKLLVLKDYKEAQDHLGWIYEARLTNFNWLEQLNVKDEVGELRLRDTIEKQLRLTSSATDYYSNQISNASFQLINEQDSKQAKQQLHDIIIDKRLSIESEGLRYLVTIADRLDIETAVYKKQLFEVSGNITHEIFEGQVLLEILVHWSEQALEWLVEQAPQQLFKLVVFFIVLLITRSAVKVVRRVVAKAVKSQNLNLSHLMQHFFISVSGNAVWVVGILVGLSQVGLNLAPILTGFGVAGVIVGFALQDTLSNFAAGMMLLIYRPFDVGDFVFAGGVDGKVSHMSLVSTTIRTFDNQVIIVPNGKIWGDVIKNVTHEKTRRVDMVFGIGYGDDLHHAEKVLNDIVRSHPSVHLTPEPMVKVHTLNTSSVDFIVRPWVDTEDYWDVYWDITKQVKLRFDQEGISIPFPQQDVYLHTVSD
- a CDS encoding LysR family transcriptional regulator is translated as MYSVEQLRVFETVVEHGSFSAAARSLRRTQASVSLLMSRLETELGFQVFERSGKKVTLNTAGRTLYTLCQRRSDALRHLTNIAKSLHAKIETEIKIYIDECFPRDSLCEVLEQFHLRFPHTQILAQRRALNADIIIVSSDEVKVNPNFADWEWHRLSTCKFVPITSSYAHRQESFIGTPWAPITPYDHASLTASNPQVVLQLILNDMGWSWVPEHLLALYKQGSDYQLLENKQQFYQQFLLGSPVDVGTATAWLVAKMNRELNTEVKNAS
- a CDS encoding LysR family transcriptional regulator: MQVDALRALVAIQKEGSINSVAKSMGKSPSQVGVWLSMLEADLGLELINREGYKAQLTIDGEIIARHANDTLTHLSEIDKKITESGVAENKKLNIAMLDVLPITPFNEALWQLNRLNSDLSLDIQYLSTTKTLQGIENGIVDFGVVFFHGSVYTRVSSRLIGYAEIVTVVSPNHPLADIQSTFNTDDIGSHLQLLPQSYLGFGIDQISKFSENYWLMNSIEMTLALLQKGIGWAELPYYCVEPYLKSGQLVQLKARGESPLWWPLQMVWQKHRPIDKNAAWLINKFSSPKPGLAISGIALP
- a CDS encoding phosphate acyltransferase; translated protein: MNNVNRFLNQVREQQHRAKRIVVAAAHDKATILAVDLARVELDVEITLVGEFDKITQAVELAGTSLASFEVVIAEGDDAIAEMSVRLIADGKGHILMKGLIETSTLLIQLLKREFGLRTDSLLSHTALLMSEGSEKYYLLTDAGMNISPSLEQKEKIINNAVTMAHALGNSHPNVAMLCAKEKSYDKMPATLDATELQRLNQIGQIKGCTVSGPIQLDLALSKQAAEMKGCTDPVAGNADIFIAPSIEVGNVFGKALKYMGDYIYAGVVLGAKVPVVVVSRADSEQEKLLSIAMACMCNVDAQEKVSSDKAELENA
- the buk gene encoding butyrate kinase; this translates as MKILVINPGSTSTKIGLFQDLDKQFEHVIRHSSEELAQFENVTAQYDFRKQLIVDALVENGVDMSQIEAIGCRGGASKPIPGGTYLVDEAVCKDQAESKIQHPSSLASLIGHELAKEYGIEAYFTDSPVTYELSDLASYSGLSDIKRHGRFHALNAKAVAQVFAQENQRDYKELNVIVCHMGGGITISMHQQGRAVDVTDAIAEGPMTPERSGRLPSRDLVDLCYSGKYSHGEMKKKLQGEGGVYSYLGTADMLEVEQAAERGDEKARKIVDVLVYQVAKEIGAMAPVVNGRIDGVILTGGIAYSKYVVSELSKRVGYLADIAVYPGEMELEALAAGVYRVCRQNLTPKHYSENVKTTA
- a CDS encoding aldehyde dehydrogenase, whose protein sequence is MTTDNSKGQVSNQLGVYSTVEEAVKCGAAAQTRYQQAFGIEDRTRLITAIRDKVMELSEVLGQMAVEETKLGRIPHKVAKNQLAAMATPGPDSLRTEAVSSDAGLTIEERAPVGLIGAVTPVTNEVPTIVNNAISMLSGGNAVVFNVHPSAKNTSAFIIDELNKAIIAANGPADLITMVQEPTLETLQEIAKAPEVKMLVGTGGPGLVNALLRSGKKAIGAGAGNPPVIVDDSADVEVAGPFIVAGASFDNNLLCIGEKEVFVTESKADALIESMQANGAYLLNSEQAAKVTELVLTADETQETAKPCSYGMDREYHLRKEWVGQDASKILAAIGVETESQVELLIFETEFNNPFVQLEQMMPVLPIVRCKDFDSALGMAVEAEHGNRHSACIYSNNINNVTKFAKRIGTTVFTQNGPTLAGLGYGGAGTTSFTIAGPTGEGITTSKDFTRVRRFAMAQGGNRII